A region of Methanocorpusculum labreanum Z DNA encodes the following proteins:
- a CDS encoding hydrogenase large subunit: MAGKAPYIVPVGPIHPALKEPVHIELTVVGEEVISADFTPGQTHRGIEWMGLSRNPVQIVHLTDRICGICGVTHSLAFARAVEQIADITVPERGDYVRTIIAEFERIQSHLLWAGVAAHELGFDTLFYLAWRVREEAMDAIEVITGNRVNYDIIQIGGTRRDITEDQYDKIRKCLNTYKDLFSKLKKLFLEDAVIKSRCVGTGLLSFETAMAYSAVGPTSRASGVTADLRVDYPYCAYGDLDIKPIMPTIYGSDVNGDTYDRIVVRIFEVAQSVEIIETCLDNMPPGPVIWEEKVAKILSTCKKASGEAVGRHEAPRGEAVHYVAMDGAEAPISWKVKASSYSNLHVWPIILKGAQLADIPVIVASVDPCLSCTDRVAVTDNGSTKIFTKEQLAKMSYEKSRRMMQ, from the coding sequence ATGGCCGGAAAAGCACCCTACATCGTCCCGGTCGGTCCGATCCACCCGGCGTTAAAAGAGCCGGTCCACATCGAACTGACCGTGGTCGGCGAAGAGGTCATCTCGGCCGATTTCACGCCCGGACAGACCCACCGCGGTATCGAGTGGATGGGTCTTTCCCGAAACCCGGTCCAGATCGTGCATCTCACGGACAGGATCTGCGGTATCTGCGGCGTGACCCACTCGCTCGCATTTGCGAGAGCCGTCGAACAGATCGCCGACATCACCGTTCCCGAACGGGGCGATTATGTCAGAACGATCATCGCCGAGTTCGAGCGTATCCAGTCTCATCTTCTTTGGGCGGGAGTCGCCGCTCACGAACTCGGATTCGACACGCTGTTCTATCTTGCGTGGAGAGTCCGCGAAGAGGCAATGGACGCGATAGAAGTGATCACCGGAAACCGGGTGAACTACGACATCATCCAGATCGGCGGCACCCGCCGGGACATCACCGAGGATCAGTACGACAAGATCCGCAAATGTCTCAATACCTACAAGGACCTGTTTTCGAAACTGAAGAAGCTCTTCCTCGAAGACGCGGTGATCAAATCCCGCTGTGTTGGAACCGGCCTTCTCTCTTTCGAGACCGCGATGGCATATTCAGCCGTCGGTCCGACCTCGCGTGCGTCCGGCGTGACTGCCGATCTCCGTGTGGATTATCCCTACTGTGCCTACGGAGATCTCGACATCAAACCAATCATGCCGACCATTTACGGAAGCGACGTGAACGGAGATACCTATGACCGGATCGTGGTCCGCATCTTCGAGGTAGCCCAGTCGGTCGAGATCATCGAGACATGTCTCGACAACATGCCGCCGGGCCCTGTCATCTGGGAAGAGAAGGTCGCAAAGATCCTCTCGACCTGCAAGAAGGCATCGGGCGAAGCGGTCGGACGGCACGAAGCCCCGAGAGGCGAGGCGGTCCATTATGTCGCCATGGACGGAGCGGAAGCCCCGATCTCCTGGAAGGTCAAAGCCTCCTCATACAGTAATCTGCATGTCTGGCCGATCATCCTGAAAGGCGCCCAGCTTGCCGACATCCCGGTCATCGTGGCCTCGGTCGATCCGTGTCTTTCCTGCACGGACCGGGTCGCCGTCACCGATAACGGATCAACGAAGATCTTCACGAAAGAACAACTCGCAAAGATGTCCTACGAGAAGTCCCGGAGGATGATGCAATGA
- a CDS encoding 4Fe-4S binding protein, which translates to MFPMLKEILAQSVKKPVTNLFPAARLPKTITGFLGQVGEGKAALIPPVETPSAMRGKLLYDRNLCNGCGLCMKVCPAHAIEQVVYPVPPAKDAEDKPRAQKRVRIYVGNCIFCGQCIDICPKGAISQSPDFLLATEDRFAESQIIE; encoded by the coding sequence ATGTTTCCGATGTTAAAAGAGATCCTGGCCCAGTCGGTAAAAAAGCCGGTCACAAATCTCTTCCCGGCAGCACGCCTCCCAAAAACCATCACCGGATTTTTAGGGCAGGTCGGCGAAGGAAAAGCCGCCCTGATCCCTCCGGTGGAGACGCCGTCCGCGATGCGGGGAAAGCTGCTCTACGACAGAAATCTCTGCAACGGGTGCGGCCTGTGTATGAAGGTCTGTCCGGCCCATGCGATCGAACAGGTCGTGTATCCGGTCCCGCCTGCAAAGGATGCCGAGGACAAGCCGCGTGCCCAGAAGAGGGTCCGGATCTATGTCGGAAACTGTATTTTCTGCGGGCAATGCATCGATATCTGCCCGAAGGGAGCGATCTCCCAGTCGCCGGATTTCCTGCTGGCAACGGAAGACCGGTTCGCCGAGAGCCAGATCATAGAGTGA
- a CDS encoding NADH-quinone oxidoreductase subunit B family protein, with amino-acid sequence MKLTPSLNKSLWVFHFNAGSCNGCDIEIVATLTPRYDPERFGVKLVGSPRHADVLLVTGPVTNQMADRLRRVYAQMAGPKVVMVVGTCGQSGGVFSTSYNLAGPVDQIIPVDVYVPGCAPRPEAIINGVVTAIAKLERLEGGK; translated from the coding sequence ATGAAACTCACACCATCCTTAAACAAATCCCTCTGGGTCTTCCACTTCAATGCGGGTTCGTGCAACGGCTGCGATATCGAGATCGTGGCGACCCTGACCCCCAGATACGATCCTGAACGTTTCGGCGTAAAACTCGTGGGGTCTCCCCGCCATGCTGACGTTTTACTCGTAACGGGCCCCGTCACCAATCAGATGGCCGACAGACTCCGCCGGGTTTATGCACAGATGGCAGGACCCAAAGTGGTGATGGTCGTTGGAACATGCGGCCAGTCGGGCGGTGTGTTCTCGACATCATACAATCTGGCAGGCCCGGTCGATCAGATCATCCCGGTGGACGTATATGTCCCGGGATGTGCCCCGAGACCCGAGGCAATTATTAACGGCGTGGTTACGGCGATCGCGAAGCTCGAACGACTCGAAGGAGGAAAATAA
- a CDS encoding respiratory chain complex I subunit 1 family protein — MNILLSAFGGTIVLAIIAIFVGLFLAGIDRRIVAHMQARMGPPLSQPFTDVKKLFAKQSIVPANAIPWLFNLMPIVALASSIAVLLYLPFGSLAPILGDAGDMILVLYLLIVPSLALVIGGFASGSPYATVGAQREMVSMIAYELPLAVSVIIIAWRLMAANVANPFSFTTLMQTSVWDVVGPLGIIGLLILLILFAWITPGELSKIPFDTPEAETELAGGILVEYSGRNLGVFSLAQAVKTVAMIAFGVIILLPWNLSPVFGLTGAGAAAIDLVFFFVKVVIVSILSVTVIRTMMARFRITQVVKVYWFIFGGLGIAAIILLMLDAFLMGGL, encoded by the coding sequence ATGAACATCCTCCTCTCAGCTTTCGGAGGGACAATTGTCCTCGCGATCATTGCGATCTTCGTCGGCCTGTTCCTTGCCGGAATCGACCGGAGGATCGTCGCCCACATGCAGGCACGCATGGGCCCGCCCCTTTCCCAGCCTTTCACCGATGTGAAAAAACTGTTCGCCAAACAGAGCATCGTGCCGGCGAACGCGATCCCCTGGCTCTTCAATCTGATGCCGATCGTCGCTCTCGCATCCTCGATCGCTGTACTTCTGTACCTGCCGTTTGGAAGCCTTGCCCCGATCCTCGGCGATGCGGGCGATATGATCCTCGTCCTCTATCTCCTGATCGTTCCGTCGCTTGCCCTCGTAATTGGCGGATTTGCCTCGGGCTCGCCGTATGCAACGGTTGGTGCCCAGCGTGAAATGGTCTCGATGATCGCCTACGAACTGCCGCTCGCAGTATCCGTGATCATCATCGCCTGGAGACTGATGGCCGCGAATGTCGCAAACCCGTTCTCCTTTACGACGCTGATGCAGACATCCGTCTGGGATGTCGTCGGACCCCTCGGTATCATCGGTCTTCTGATCCTTCTGATCCTCTTTGCCTGGATCACGCCCGGAGAGCTCTCGAAGATCCCGTTCGATACGCCCGAAGCCGAAACGGAACTTGCGGGAGGTATTCTGGTCGAGTATTCGGGGAGAAACCTCGGCGTCTTCTCCCTTGCCCAGGCTGTGAAAACGGTCGCGATGATCGCGTTCGGCGTTATCATCCTCTTACCCTGGAATCTTTCGCCGGTCTTCGGCCTCACGGGGGCCGGAGCCGCGGCTATCGATCTGGTCTTTTTCTTCGTGAAAGTGGTCATCGTCTCGATCCTTTCGGTGACGGTGATCAGAACGATGATGGCAAGATTCCGTATCACGCAGGTCGTGAAGGTCTACTGGTTCATCTTCGGCGGACTTGGGATCGCGGCGATCATTCTCCTGATGCTGGATGCTTTTCTGATGGGAGGTCTCTGA
- a CDS encoding NADH-quinone oxidoreductase subunit C produces MDEIYTPAEVVEKLKAALGDAMLESSIRVRAEGVKKRENSNIWITIQKEAIHFAVEELMKIRYPHLSCISGYDKGAKDPNLRVQYIFSLYGGIENTECMVIFSTDIPKADPHIPTITDLMEGAAFTEQEKREYLGIIVDGLPEAKHKFFLPQDFPSNIYPLRKDEKKIPDSMVKDLWACGRPENRPPAPLEDE; encoded by the coding sequence ATGGATGAAATATATACCCCCGCAGAAGTGGTGGAGAAACTCAAAGCCGCACTCGGAGACGCCATGCTGGAATCCTCCATCAGGGTCAGAGCCGAAGGCGTGAAGAAACGGGAAAACAGCAATATCTGGATCACGATCCAAAAGGAAGCGATTCATTTCGCAGTCGAAGAACTGATGAAGATCAGATATCCTCACCTGTCCTGCATTTCCGGATACGACAAAGGAGCAAAAGATCCAAACCTTCGCGTTCAGTATATCTTCTCCCTTTACGGCGGGATCGAAAACACTGAATGCATGGTCATCTTTTCGACCGACATCCCGAAAGCCGACCCCCATATCCCGACGATCACCGATCTGATGGAAGGGGCAGCCTTCACCGAACAGGAGAAACGGGAGTATCTCGGCATCATCGTCGACGGCCTGCCGGAAGCAAAACACAAATTCTTCCTGCCGCAGGATTTCCCGTCAAATATCTATCCGCTGCGAAAAGACGAGAAGAAGATCCCGGACTCGATGGTCAAGGATCTCTGGGCATGCGGCAGACCGGAAAACCGCCCGCCTGCACCTCTGGAGGATGAGTAA
- a CDS encoding GNAT family N-acetyltransferase produces the protein MRTLHIDLRPWEEQDAPSLAFFANEPLIAKNLRAGFPSPYGLEDAKAYIAFCHQQDPTENLCLAITDDDCAVGSIGVFCRGERKAELGYWLGKPYWGKGIMTKMVIEICDMAFQIFPIDEIFAEPYEWNAASQRVLEKAGFVYSGEKEKSRVYTLGRGRG, from the coding sequence GTGAGAACTTTGCATATCGACCTTCGACCCTGGGAGGAGCAGGACGCCCCTTCCCTTGCTTTTTTTGCCAACGAACCATTAATAGCAAAGAATCTGCGAGCAGGGTTTCCCTCGCCTTACGGCCTCGAGGATGCGAAAGCCTACATCGCGTTTTGTCATCAGCAGGATCCAACAGAAAATCTCTGCCTCGCGATAACCGATGACGATTGTGCGGTCGGCAGCATCGGGGTGTTCTGCCGGGGCGAGAGGAAGGCAGAGCTTGGCTACTGGCTCGGCAAACCCTACTGGGGCAAAGGGATTATGACGAAGATGGTGATAGAGATTTGCGATATGGCGTTTCAGATATTTCCCATCGACGAGATCTTCGCCGAGCCCTATGAGTGGAACGCGGCATCGCAAAGGGTCTTGGAAAAGGCGGGCTTCGTGTATTCGGGAGAGAAGGAGAAGTCCCGGGTGTATACGCTCGGGCGTGGCCGCGGGTAA
- a CDS encoding proton-conducting transporter transmembrane domain-containing protein — protein sequence MNVFFDNLPALLIAVPLFCAFLVPLIGRFVPKIRDAWIVLASFASSLLAVITAITVYTKGTIVYVFGAAAGTPAAPIDSGGIPFRIIFTIDGFGAFMLLSAAIVSFAVVLYLISSQKERSGKSEFYALYLLLTAGVFGMVSTGDMFNFFVFLEINSLAGAALVSYHRRGGIAAEGALKYLIVNTVGGLMVLFAIGLLYAQYNSLNMAVIASQMTLSTLNIIALVLFVAALAMKAGSVPFHFATPDAYSVAPSGITAAMIVASQAGLYGMFRILFTLYGDTFNTVTIGWVVIILGVLSMVIGVTMAIPQKDVKRLLAYHAVSQTGYMLLGVGVALAVLGDPLAMASYGQTAMEGGLFHIINHAMYKGLLFLAVGAVIYRTGVWSLNKMGGLGHNMKWTMIFFLIGALAIAGIPPFNGFASKLMIYESVFAFNPALSIIAMVVSILTLASFMKVFHSMFMGPQLPEYAEVKEVPKLMIAGMVILTIFVIGFGLVPDLVVNNLIAPAANALIDKGAYITAVLGGGL from the coding sequence ATGAACGTTTTCTTCGATAATCTGCCGGCATTGCTGATCGCAGTCCCGCTGTTCTGCGCATTCCTCGTCCCGCTCATCGGAAGATTCGTGCCGAAGATCCGGGATGCCTGGATCGTTCTCGCCTCGTTCGCATCAAGTCTTCTCGCCGTTATTACGGCGATAACGGTCTACACGAAAGGAACGATCGTCTACGTCTTTGGAGCGGCGGCGGGAACGCCCGCGGCCCCAATCGATTCGGGGGGAATTCCGTTCAGGATCATCTTCACGATCGACGGATTCGGCGCATTCATGCTGCTTTCAGCGGCGATCGTTTCGTTTGCGGTCGTTCTCTACCTCATTTCCTCCCAAAAGGAACGGAGCGGCAAATCCGAGTTCTATGCCCTGTATCTCCTGCTGACTGCAGGCGTCTTCGGCATGGTCTCTACCGGGGATATGTTCAACTTCTTCGTGTTCCTTGAGATCAACTCGCTCGCAGGCGCAGCGCTCGTCTCCTACCACAGGAGAGGAGGAATCGCCGCCGAAGGAGCACTTAAATACCTGATCGTCAACACCGTCGGCGGACTGATGGTCCTGTTCGCGATCGGTCTGCTGTATGCCCAGTACAACTCGCTGAACATGGCAGTGATCGCATCGCAGATGACGCTTTCGACTCTGAACATCATTGCACTCGTCCTCTTTGTCGCGGCTCTTGCCATGAAAGCAGGATCGGTGCCCTTCCACTTCGCAACCCCCGACGCATACTCGGTCGCTCCCTCGGGAATCACCGCGGCAATGATCGTGGCAAGCCAGGCTGGTCTGTATGGTATGTTCAGGATCCTGTTTACCCTCTACGGCGACACGTTCAACACCGTTACGATCGGCTGGGTAGTCATTATCCTTGGTGTCCTTTCGATGGTCATCGGTGTTACTATGGCAATACCCCAGAAGGATGTTAAACGTCTGCTGGCATACCATGCCGTTTCACAGACAGGATACATGCTTCTCGGCGTGGGCGTGGCTTTGGCCGTTTTGGGCGATCCGCTCGCAATGGCCTCCTATGGTCAGACGGCCATGGAAGGAGGTCTCTTCCATATCATCAACCATGCGATGTACAAGGGTCTCCTGTTCCTCGCAGTCGGCGCCGTGATTTACCGGACCGGTGTGTGGAGTCTGAACAAAATGGGAGGTCTCGGCCACAACATGAAATGGACGATGATCTTCTTTTTGATCGGAGCACTGGCAATCGCCGGAATCCCGCCCTTCAACGGATTTGCCTCGAAGCTGATGATCTACGAATCGGTCTTTGCGTTCAACCCGGCTCTTTCGATCATCGCAATGGTCGTTTCGATCCTGACGCTCGCCTCATTCATGAAGGTGTTCCACTCGATGTTCATGGGACCACAGCTCCCCGAGTATGCAGAAGTGAAGGAAGTTCCGAAACTCATGATCGCCGGAATGGTCATTCTCACGATCTTCGTGATCGGATTCGGTCTCGTGCCGGATCTTGTGGTGAACAACCTCATTGCCCCGGCGGCCAACGCTTTGATCGATAAAGGCGCGTATATCACCGCCGTTTTAGGAGGCGGATTATGA